The window ttgaAGAGGAAGATTGGCTTTTGAAGAAGTAAAATGTGTCATTAATTCTTAATTCTTAAGATTGAACATAGCATAAAACTTAATTAAAGACACTGAATTTTGATTACTATTTGGAAAAGGAAAGGATTTGATAGCAAAGGATTATGATCTCGTATTTGATTTAGTTTATCACAGAGGGATGAGAATTTatcttaattattgattttaagtTTTTGTATCTTTTAGTAATTTGTTTTGGATAGGGAGGCCAGAGGGAAATGAGAAGAAACGATCCACTGAAAAATATTTACTTGCACATAAATGTTTATAGTAAGCGTGAGTTGGTAATATGAAGATAATGTAAATAACATGGTATATTTGattaaattatattatagttCGAGATTTTATTCTATAGTAgataatttaaatattaatttcaGTACCTAGTTGCAACTTGCAACTAAAAATACCTAGTATTAATTGCAATATAGTAGTATTTAGTTCCTTAACAATCTTAAAATAATATTAGTCTGGTTCCTTAACAATCTCTAGGAAGGTGTTAATCCTTTGCTATATCAGATCGGATCATAATCCATTTAAATTATAGATCTGACCTTAACCACCTTAATTACATTGAGCAGTGCCACTAGCTCACAATTtgtaaaaattctttaaaaatcatggcttaatttcttattttcattttttttgtcccTTTTCATTCTATTTCTTATTTGCGACAAATTATTTAACATATACAATACTTCCTCAACTCCATTATATATTGCATATTTAATCTGTAAATTACATTCTTTTTTATGAAGATTTACTTTACACATAacatatctattttttttttacacataagaaacctaaaaatgatattttttaaatttcaataTTATAAATGACGATGAAGACCCATTTCCTCCTTTATTTGAAACTCTTTAATATAAAACTTTTTATTCTACCATAATGACATTATTTTAATTATCAAGttactataatatatttaaaatcaaaaaatagtttttatgaAGTGTAAAacgttttctttgtttttttctccTTAAATTCTACCTCTAATCAAATACTGCAGTACTACTGTATAAAAATGTAATGGAGTGTAGTCAGTGTACCAATACTAATTTGCCTCAAGGAAATTGTACAAAAGATTCGGGGTCAGGCCATAAAAGCAAAAAAAGGGTACGAAAAAAGAATCCACCATTTCATCATCAAAACTGTCAGCATATTAAATCCTTTCtttaatagtatatatatatatatctcccCAGAGTAGTGTACTGCCATAACTAGCCACTGAGTAATACCCGTGAGTGACCCCcctcttcccccccccccccaccaaacccccaaaactagccaataataaATAAACATTAAAAACCATAGCTTTGCTTCACCAAATAGACCTCTTTCCATAAACCCCTCTCAACTTTCTTGTGTTGAATGAAAAATACATGAACCTTGAAACAGCAAAGTGGTAAAAGTGGAGGAAAATGACAATGAGTTCAAGTTCTTTTCTGAGGCAACTAAGTGGGAAAGAAGGCTGGAAATCAACTTCAAGAAGATGGGGTGGTGGGACTGGAAATGGTGGATTTCAGAGCTGTAATTGGAAGCAAATGGAGGAGCTGAACAATATGTGTGGAGGAGGGGGAAATGGCTATCAAAATAATGGTGGGGGTTTAGTAATGAGGAAAAGAGTAATGGTTGTTGTGGATCAGAGTTCACATAGTAAACATGCTATGATGTGGGCACTTACACATGTTACTAATAAAGGAGATATTCTAACTCTGCTTCATATTGTTCCACATTCTTCTAATAGTAAGGGCTCTTCTTCAGCTGATTCATCTTCATCTGCTGCTCATCTTGCTAGCTCTCTTGGATCCCTTTGTAAGGCTTGTAAACCTGAAGTAAGTCCCTTTTCTTGGCGCTTGTTAAATacctatattttaaaaaaaaaatggtttCTCGCTGGGTGTCCGGTATCCCATGggagcccgactatatccggattcACGCCGCGTAGGGCCTCATTCGTGAAATGCGCTCCCTACCAACAATCTTTTCATACCCCAGCCTCTAACGAGACCTCTGGTTGAGGGAGCCGCATCTGGTGCACCACATACTTTGGTGGTTTACCTATATTTTGTTTGGTAAATAGGTCTAAAGTGTTTTTTGTTTAATTAGTgaataatagtagtaataaaaGATTAGGTAACATTAATGTGCTCAAATTGCATTTTGTTCCTCTGCATGTTCTGTTTTGTTTGTCAAACAGTGTTCAAGTGCTAATTTTCTGCAAAAGATAATGTAACGTATTGTCGGTGTTTTTTTGGGTAAGTTTTAAATTATAATGTCTCTTGATATCAGGCTAAACCAAAGATTGGTGCTAATAAATTCAGTGAATTtgcttattcttctttttttgcgTATATTTTGGGGGGAGGCagcattatctttattttctatAAAAAGATGAAggttttttccttctttatttttcctttgtctgTTTGGTTGGGAGGGGCTTTGGTCTTTGATAGATAAATTTactatcttttctttattttcctttcccttttccggTGGTTGCTGAAGTAAGGAGGAGAGATTTCTCTATCTATTTCCCCCTCTTTggctctttctctctctttctctctctgcTGCTCACTGCTCACTGCTCAATGCATTTTTCTGTCCTTACTTTTCCTTTCAAATGCACACAATAATAAAGGAGGGAAATCATTACTAGTGAcagtttcttcttttccttttcagagGGTTTTCGGATCCTTTATTTCTCTCTCAACCAAACAAACAACACAGTACTAATAATTTCTTCCACTGGCTTTTGTATTTCCTCCTATTATTCCTTTCCCTAGTTACCAAACAAAGATTGACATAATTCTTTGGAGTATTATGACCTATTGTCACTTTTTTTTAAAAGGTTGAGGTGGAAGCACTAGTAATACAAGGACCAAAGATGGCAACTGTAATTAGCCAAGTGAAGAAGCTGGAGGTCTCTGTGTTAGTCTTGGGTCAGAAAAAGCCCTCTCATCTACTTACCTGGTATATATatctcctccccccccccccccacaacatTTTTGAAGCAAAATTAAATcagaaaaatactaattttcaaaCTTTCATTTTTTACATGATggatttttcctttaattttgcAACACTACTACTACAGTCTGTGTGGGCCAAGCAGTGAAGAGGAATTTGTGGAACAATGCATCAACACATTGGATTGCTTGACAATAGGAGTAAGGAAGCAAAGCAAAGGCATGGGAGGATACCTTATCAGCACTAGATGGCAGAAGAATTTCTGGCTCTTGGCCTAGTTTTAATTTCATCCTAGTTTAGAAATTAATATCACTCACTACAATATGGAAAATAATTTGTGTAGAAAGCTTTCAGTAGTATTTCCAATGTAGCATTCCCTAAAAAAAATTCTCTTCTGGTCTGTAATTTTATATATATCTAATGCTTACTGTAAACTTGTTATTTGTGCGAAATACAGTTCTTGTATCAGCTATATTTCCCTTCTCTCCGGGCTGAATATTTGCCTAGTTATAGAATTACTTGACACAAAATACAGGGATGGTTAAATTGAAGGGAAAAGAATACAACAATCCTTTTCATAAAAGTTGGGTTCCAATATTTGGAGTGACAGAGTTAGCCCATCTCAACTCTACTAGGAACAAGCAGCAACAGGTTGACTCGAGCAGAGGAAAAGAATGATTGCAAAACCGATTTTCACTATTTTTCCATGGCATATCTTGAATTAAAAAAATTGCTttacaaaaactaaaaacaacAGAAAGTTGTGGGCAAACTATGAACCCAAATATTAGGCAACTTGGAGTGGATATAAAAGGTAAGGCAAATAAATGAGGTAATAAAAGATTTGGTACCGGAATTACCTAAATGGTACATTAGACAAAAGTGAAAGAATCATTTCTCTGTGCTTCTCTTCTATACGCAAAAACAAAAACCAAATCTAGCCAATTCGGACAGGGGATGAAGGTAAATAAATAAGTTAAATAAGAGATCCAGAATTCGATATACCTAAACGGTAAATTAGACAACAATGAACgatttgtttcttctttatacTTCTCTTCTATATCAAAGTTTTACCTAGTTCCTGTTTCAAGCACACCTGGCATTAAACTTTATCCTCTAACTTCTCGTTTACTAGAGGGACAAACTCCATACTTTTTCTTGGGGTCCGAGGTGTCCGAGGAGTGCCTGGAGTTTGTTGTGAGAGCATGTGCCTCACGTACCCATAGAATGTACATCCGATAAGCGTTATAGCACATCCAACGGCATTCATCATTGAGATTGGGTTTCGGAAGATAAGCCATGAACAAGTTACAGCAACTGCAACCTGCAAAGATATTCACAAGAAGTTTTCACTGAAAGACAATAACGTTGATAAATACAACAGTACATTTAGTTTTCCGATCAACTGGAAACTGTTATATATAAGACAATAACAGATCTAAATGCCGTGACTTCAGTAAGGAACGTAGTGACATCAAAAACATAACAGACAATTTAGGTGGACAGTGTTTGTAATGGTCAACTCATGAGATGTTTGTTTGTATTGTCTTATTTAACATGCAATCAAGGCTAGCTCAAGATTAGCTTGATTTGAAAAGTTCAATCTATATTTTCACTTTCATAGGTTGAAGTAATGAATCAAATTTCTACTTTGTCAGCATCTCATTAAGTGTTGATGAGATCAAGTGAAAGCAACGTCCTACAAGATATGCTCAAATTGGCCCGAGATAATTTTGGCACATGTATACATGCATATGTGTCATGATGAGATCTATAAATTCATGTTGCTTAGCAATGTTAATGCACCAAACCGCCAAAATGCAGTTGAACATGCCAAATCAAATGAGCTAACagataaaagaattattaaaagCGCAAATGCACGGGCAATAAAAATTGTTAGCTCTGGCTATGCATGAATCTGAAAATGTATATATGAATAACTTTCATACAATAAACTAACCAAAagcattaataaaaaaaataagagcaTAGCTTGTACCTTAAGGTTTCCAGCGACATTAAAGGTGACTGCTGTGGTTGAGTGAATGACATAGAAGATAGAGAAATTGAGGCAAAAAGCCAACACACCAGAGCCAAAAATAATGCAGAAGGATGAAAGAAGTGGGGGGCCCGTCTGCAACCATGCCACTACTCCAGGGCCTTCCAGTAGTAAAGCTGGTACCgccaagatcattgtggcaaaaggAGCCATGTAATATACCGTGTTTATGctacaaaataaaaaagtaaatgaaCATTACGTGTAAAAATGATGCTGCCAAAATTAAGAGCAGcgtccaaaatcttaagaaaattTTGTTgattatgaacacatgtacaaCTTTATCTGGGGAGCCAActctgttctttttcttttttctgttgaTAGGTAAATACAAATTTTGATTATGAAGTTGTACTCAAGAGGATTGCAGCCCTTTTACATGACAAAAGAAAGCATATGAAAATGAAATGACCCAAACTGATGAACAAACGGTTAACGTGTCATTGCAAGTTCCAATTCTGATAATGCCTTGTTATATTTTCTTGTAAGATTTTGTGTAAACAAGGATTTAGGTTTTAGAAGCCATAAGCCTATATTCTGAGTTGAAATACAATGTGAGTTTTGAAAATAAACTACTGAATAGAAATGGATAACATAAATTTGGCTCCAACTAGTCTTCGTGAATTATaatgaacctgctgataattCTAGAGATAAATGAAACACACATAATTTAAGAATAACTGCAGACTCCCTGACTTTTCCTCACAGTGTTAAATTATAATCTTAAATATTCTTTTCATTAGTACTTATATTTTCCTCTAAAAGGCTAGTAATAGACAAGGATTAGCAAACTGAGTGAATTtccgaaaaaagaaaaataaagaggtTGAGTTCCTTCGTTATTCCTTTTTATGTGATATTCTTTTTCCTTGTAAAAAACAAAAGTAATTTTACTGATCGTGAGTTGCAACTTTTTATCTCGAGTTCAATTTCATTCTAAATTAAGGCCTAAAGTCATCATAGGACCTATATCTTTGGTTGGAATCCAGATAGGAGGGATTAAGATAGTCATCTCCTCCTTTTTAGCTTGTTCACTATTTTGTGATGATATGCCAAGGTAAAGCATCAACAAGGTGATGAAACCTGCAGAGGAACTTCTTTTCTGGTGACAAGTAAACTAGTAGGAACCACAGGATTCCCCACCTAGACTGCGGTTTCTCCCATGGAAAAGGAAATTAAAACCGGTCTCAGAACCTTCCTAACAAAGGGTGGAAAAGTAAGTATATGAGTAAATTAgatgtgagagagagagagagagagagagagagagagagagagagagagagagagagagagagagagagagagagagagagagagagagagagagaggtcaTTACCTGTCAAATTTGTAACCATGCAGTAGAGACTCTGCAAGAATCGTCTTTGTGGACGTAGCCAGACAACCAAATAAGGCAGCACAAAATCCAAACATGTTAAAACTTAGCTCTGTGATGGAGGTGAGGAGAATTCCTCCAACAATAGGTATCAAAGAAGCCCAAATCCGCATGTCAAAGTGCTTGCTCCAAACTAGCCACTGTAAAATAACTGTTCCAAAGACATGTCAGTCAGATGTCCTCCATTGTTTTAGAGGAAAGAAGCGGAAAATCAGCACAATGAGATGTAGAAGTTTGTAATATGACTTAAGGACTTAAAAAATTTACTAATCCA is drawn from Nicotiana tabacum cultivar K326 chromosome 22, ASM71507v2, whole genome shotgun sequence and contains these coding sequences:
- the LOC107788941 gene encoding uncharacterized protein LOC107788941; protein product: MTMSSSSFLRQLSGKEGWKSTSRRWGGGTGNGGFQSCNWKQMEELNNMCGGGGNGYQNNGGGLVMRKRVMVVVDQSSHSKHAMMWALTHVTNKGDILTLLHIVPHSSNSKGSSSADSSSSAAHLASSLGSLCKACKPEVEVEALVIQGPKMATVISQVKKLEVSVLVLGQKKPSHLLTCLCGPSSEEEFVEQCINTLDCLTIGVRKQSKGMGGYLISTRWQKNFWLLA
- the LOC107788940 gene encoding UDP-galactose transporter 1, with amino-acid sequence MEESRLCQWTVIRSVLSILQWWGFNVTVIIMNKWIFQKMDFKFPLTVSCIHFICSAIGAYMVIKVLKLKPLIVVDPEDRWRRIFPMSFVFCINIVLGNVSLRYIPVSFMQTIKSFTPATTVILQWLVWSKHFDMRIWASLIPIVGGILLTSITELSFNMFGFCAALFGCLATSTKTILAESLLHGYKFDSINTVYYMAPFATMILAVPALLLEGPGVVAWLQTGPPLLSSFCIIFGSGVLAFCLNFSIFYVIHSTTAVTFNVAGNLKVAVAVTCSWLIFRNPISMMNAVGCAITLIGCTFYGYVRHMLSQQTPGTPRTPRTPRKSMEFVPLVNEKLEDKV